In Setaria viridis chromosome 5, Setaria_viridis_v4.0, whole genome shotgun sequence, the genomic stretch TCTATTGCTAACCTGCCTGACAAGGCCTCGACCTCCAGTATTGTAGCTGCTAGCGCTGATGCATGTAAGCAGGCTTGTCTGAACAATTGTTCTTGTGTTGCTTATTTCTACGATGATAGCTGTTCTTTATGGTATGGAGACTTAATAAACCTGGTGTCTCCTGATGGTTCAACGGGACATGTTATCTACGTAAGGCTTGCTGCATCAGAGTTCTTTTCAGGGTCAACAAAGACAGGCAAGCCATTGGCTGTGTGGGCTTTAACTGGTGGAGCTATCCTTATTGCCATCATTGTGATTGCAGGCGTACTTTTGGTACCCATGAAGAAGATCTATAATAAGCGGAACAAAATTGAGGGTTGTTTGGTTGTATTCAGTTTTAGGTACCTACGGACCGTGACAAAAAACTTTTCAGAGATATTGGGCAGAGGGTCTTTTGGTTCTGTGTATAAAGGAATATTACCTGATGGGACACTAGTTGCTGTGAAGAAGCTTGATGGCCTTTCTCAGGGTGAGAAGCCATTCCGAGCTGAAGTTAGTACGATTGGCACCATTCAGCATGTGAATCTAATCCGATTGCTTGGGTTTTGCACAGAGCAGTCAATGAAGATGCTAGTCTATGAGTATATGCCAAATGGGTCCTTGGACAGAAACATTTTTGCAAGCACTCCAGTGGAACTGAGCTGGAATGTCAGGTTCCAAATTGCTCTCGGGGTTGCAAAGGGGTTATCTTATTTGCACGAGGGATGTAGGAGCTGCATCATACACTGTGATATTAAGCCAGAGAATGTGCTCCTCGACGCCTCTTTCAAGCCAAAAATAGCAGATTTTGGGCTTGCCAAGCTCGTTGGGAGGGATTTCAGCAGGGTGTTGACGACCATGAGGGGTACTGTAGGCTATCTTGCTCCTGAGTGGATAAGCGGCACGGCTATCACCCCAAAGGCCGATGTTTTTAGCTACGGTATGCTACTTTTCGAGATCATGTCAGGGAAAAGGAATTCAGCTTGGCACCAGCAAAAAATGGAGTTCTTCCCTGTGCTGGTAGCAACAAGACTACAAGAAGGTGGCGACATCAAGGCCTTGTTCGATTCTGAGATAATGCAAGATGCTAACTTACACGAGGTTGGGAGGGCATGCAAGGTCGCCTGTTGGTGCATCCAGGATGATGAGAACACAAGGCCAGCAATGGGAGAAATTGTTCAGATCCTGGAAGGATTACTAGACATCGACCTGCCGCCTGTTCCCTCCTACTTGCAAGTTCTTGCCGACCGCTCCAAGTTCTCTTCATATGAGGCATCATAGTTCTGTTGATGGAGGACAGCTTTTGGGAAAATTTATTTATTGTACTTATTTTCTTCCTCAGATACAGATAGTGGAGATTTTAAAAATGTTTGATCATCCAGAGTAAGTCAAAATTGGCTATGCGTAGTAGGTTTGTAATGTTTGATAGTTAGATTAAATGCGGCATTTTTAGATCTGGTCGTTATTCGTAGAGAGGAATCACAAGGTAAAGGTTTTTAATTTATAGGACTTGCAAGGTATGTTATTTATTGATCAATTTTTCATCTTAAAATTATTCAGATACTATGACCCATCAATCCGGCTTCTGCAGACTTTCCGATAAGCCTAAGGGCTTACCACCTAGGCTCTAACCTTTAATTCCAAACCCTAAACTCAACTAACCCCAAATACTCACTGTTGGTTGGACACTAAACTTCACGAGTATCCCATGATACAGAATTCAACTTGTTTATCTTTTTGCCTACCGGTATATAACATTTATCTTAAATTAGGAAAAAAGGTAGTATTAgaagagaaagggaaaaaaactttCGAAGTAGAGAGAAGggacatgttttttttaaacgagCGGGCACAAGACTGTGTTCATTCCTATTAATAAAGTAGGAGGAGAGAAGGGACATGGTTGAACAGAGAGGAAAGGCAAATAGGGCACAGGAGGGCTGCTCGCCTGCTCGCACAACGCTTGGCCTCTCGGTGGTGCCATCGGCCGGTGGGCAGATGAGTGACAACGTTTGCGTAGGAGGGAGCGACGCACCTCAGCGAACTTACGCCCTGGAAGGCGATGCGTAGAACTTGCCTTGAATGGCGGACGGGAGTATGGAGGCTCCGAAGGACTTGGTCGCGCCAAGTGCCAGGGCAGGCACTACCAAGGGGGATCGGAGGGATAGAGGAGCAAGGATTTGGTGTCGACCTCCAACTCTTCAGGCGAGAATTTCCCTGCCAGGGGAGGGGGTCAGTGCGGCGGGATTTTCCACCGGTGGAATTTgtcaaaaaaaggaaagggcgGCGCCGTGTCAATGACCTACGGTTGGCGCGTTCACGAGAGGTGGTGTGTTTTCAGATTCCGAATGTATCTTGTGGGCCTTGAGCCCAAGTCTTGTATACGACGAATTGGGAAGAACGTTTTCTCTTACTTAATTTCATTTCGGGCTAGCAGCCCATGCCCTCACGAGGGCCCATCACACATCACAGGAACAGAAGAAATTAGTTGGAGTACCAAAGTCTAGAAAATCAAAAGCCCATTGTGCAGTGCTAACTCGCAATCATCGTTGACAAAGACTTGAGGACAGCAGTGACAGTGAGTACTGACAATAGACACCTTCACTAGGTTGAACCAATTGATATAACCCAAGCAAAACCACAGGAAAACAATTGGCGGCCATATCGCCGTCTTGCTGCCCAATTGCGCATCACCGCTtcgagaaaagaagaaaaatcttCGCCGTgcttgctcaaaaaaaaaaaaaaatcttcgcCGTGCTCCTATGTCGACCGTTGAATGGAAAACAGGaacaaattgtaagtcgttaaACTCGTTATTAGCTACGACAGCCAAGCCCTACCACACACACATGCGCGAGCGAAAAATCTAGAATAGCCAAGCAATGACGCCATATCAGAGTCAAAGTAAACGCCAGCTGGGTAAACACCGTGCGCCCATGTCACGCGGTAAAGTCAACCTTACTGACGCCACCCGACGTGGGTATTCTGTCGATTGCGCTAAgcacttgcagttgcagttaCGCACTTACCCTAAGTCAGAGACACCGGTATATACTCCAGCAATATAGCCCAGCCCGTGAATTTGATATCATCCATGGCGCCTACGAGACCTCGTACCTTGGGCATGGGCAAGCTCTTGCCATGCCTTCTGCTGGCGTTCTGCGTGCACGGGCCGCTGTCCCATGCGTCGAACACAGTTTCCCGGGATCAGCCGCTCTCCGGCGGACAGAGGCTGGTGTCTCAGCGCGGCAGGTTCGCGCTTGGCTTCTTTCAGCCGGGTACATCTTTATTAGCTCCGCGTCAAATCCTCTTTAGTTCTTTTTTACAGCATGTAGGTTATAGGGTTTGGCTATTGTCTGCACTATGCGAGTTTAAATGATAAATGACTTTAATTTAGTTCCAAACCTTTGATTGCCGCACTTTCACCTGTCATACAGGAAGATGATGAGTTAGGCATCAACTGACATACGAGTGGTTTGTTAACCAATTTTACAATTTTGGATCGTGCAGTACGTTTTTAAGTAACACTCGCTCACTCCTTTACTAACCCTGCGACGACAACTCGGCCAAATCGTAAAATGTCTCCGCAAAGTTTAGGAGGGAAATCCAATTAGATTGGGAGTCGTGGATATTCTGGAGGGACCGAAGGGTCCACCGTTAGCAAACCCAACCATTAGTTCCGGTTGTTAGAGTGCGCAGTGGATCCGAACTGGTTTGATATACCCACGAGCCGACATCTTACAATGTTCAAGTCTGTTGGAGTCCACAACCTCTCAACAATACGATCCACAAGGAGGTAACTGGGTTAATTGATGACCATATTATCCATAGATAACGATCATTTGTGTCTACTTGGGTGCCTAAATTTGTTGAATCATATAAGATTAAATTGGTAAATTTGTTTCCATATCATGCTCAGGTCAATTATCAGGACGAATCAAGTGATAAGATTTTGATTAAGACtattaagaagaaaatagaATGTAACACTAGAAGATGGATGAATCTTTGTTTGAAGTGTTGTGGGCTCATTACATAATTAGATGTGGTGCCATTAAagttactccttttgagcttgtttATGGTTAGTAAGTTATTTTGCCTACAAAGGTACATCCAAATGCTTATAAACTGGCTAGACAGGATGTATTGATTATTATATTTCAATCAGACAATATCGATGAATTCACTAAGAAGCGCTTAGAGCTTTTAggatattgaaaaaaaaaataaagctaGAGTTGAGAAGTCGTTCAAGTTGGGGGTTTTGGTATGGAGGACCATATTGCCTCTTGGATTGAAGGGCGAGTTTGGTAAGGTCTTCAAGTTGAGAAGATCCATACACAATTGCAAAGTTGCTAGCTGGAAATTATTATATGATGGAGACACTACAAGGTGAGTGTTTGGCTAGAGCACTCAATGGTTAATATCCGAAAGAAATATTATCCAAGAGTGGGAAGATGCTTGATAACATGGACAATATCATGAGTATCACTCTCGGTGTTAATGTGGCCCATGAAATGTGTTAATTATTGCCCTAAGGTTGGTCTAAACATGTTTCAGTACACAAGCTTTACTAGAAAAAACAGTGGCCATATGTTGATGACTAAAACAGGttcaaataaggaaaaaaaaatggatagTCCATATTGGAATCTGGAGGGTCCGTCACAATTTTGCAAAGATTTAGCTTTGTACTTGGGATAAGATTTCTCCACTCTATAGCATAAAGGACCACAAAAGAACTGAGGGTATTCAATTAATTAAAAAATACTCTTTAAATCCTGATCTCTCTTTACAAACCCTAATTGTTTTTGTCGACTCAGGACATTCTTGGTGACCTGCCAACTCTAGTTGTTTTCTAGACATTTTTGTCTTTGAAGAAATGGCAGGCTTATTTGTCTTTTAGTTAGAACGCTGCTAATATCAGGGTGATGAATCATTTTTTAAGAAATAGATGGGGtgcccctactgattatatatgtattaaaagaaggaaaaaaaacagtacAGAGCTGtccaagaaacaaaataaatgagGAAAATTACAAGAGAGACTCTATCCATTGAACCATTAGTCTTTTTGCTCTGAGACTAACTAGAGCAAATTCTCTTTTGAAGTGAAATTTGCAAGCTTCAACTGCAGGTTGAACACCTTTAAAAATAGGTCATTGCGGGCCATCCATATGCGCCAGCTCATAATAATCATCCATATGCTTCAACTACAGGGTGATGAATAATTAATCATGTTTGTCTTTCTCAGATGACACCGCACCTGAAAGATGGTACCTTGCCATCTGGTACAACAGGATCTCAAAGCACACACCAGTCTGGATAGCTAATCGTGCAAGGCCTATCTCTGATCCAAACTCATCAAAGCTAACAATAGCAGAAGATGGCAACATGGTTTTGCTTGACCGCCTCAAATCCCCTATCTGGGCCACCAACATCACCAGGGATATCTCCAACTCTACGATTGGCATCATCCTCGACACAGGCAACTTTGTGCTGGCGCCTGCATCCAACACCACCTATTTCCTCTGGCAAAGCTTCGATGAACCAACCAATGTGTGGCTTCCGGAGGCAAAGCTTGGATGGAACAAGATCACGGGTCATGGCACCCGCTTTGTCTCATGGGAGAGCTCTGTTGATCCATCACCGGGGTATTATGCATTTGAGATCGACCCAGACGGCAGCAACCAGTTTATCCACCGATGGAACAGCTCTGAGATATACTGAGTAACGGGCTAGTGGACTGGGAGCATGTTTACTGGAATTCCTGAGATGGCGTCATACCCTAAAGCCTCAGTAACCTATGAATTTGTGGTGAATGATCAGGAGAGCTACTTCCTGTATCATACTAATGAAACCACAACTGCAGCCATGTTTGTGATGGAGGTCGCAGGTCAGGTCAAGTGTGCCGTATGGATAGAGAATGTGCAAGATTGGGTGCCATTCTTGACAATGCCAAAAGCAAAGTGCAGTGTGTACTTTGTTTGTGGTTCCTTTGCCATGGGTACTGAGAATGCATTCACTTTCTGCAGCTGTATTCGGGGCTTCAACATGCAGTATGAGGGGAAACTGGGTGTATGGTAATCCCAGAGGTGGGTGCACGAGAAATGCTAAACTGCAATGTGTTGCAAACAGTTCTAGGAATGCAGAAGTTGATGGTTTCTATGCGCTTGCTGTTGCTAAGCTGCCTGATAAGACCTGGAGTGCCGTAGCTGCTACTGCTGATGGATGTAAGCAGGCTTGTCTGAGCAATTGTTCTTGTGCTGCTTATTTCTATGCTGATACATGTTCTCTATGGTATGGAGATTTATTCAATCTGGTGGCCCCTACTGATGGTTCAATAAAATATATTATCTATGTGAGGCCTGCTGCATCTGAGTTATTTTCAGTCTCGAGAAAGACAAGCAAAGCATTGATTGTCTGGGCTTTAACTGGTGGAACTATCCTTGTGATATTAGGCGTACTTTTGATTCTCACAAAGTGGTTCTGCAgtaagaaaaacaaaattgaGGGTTCTTTGGTTGTATTCAGATTTAGGAACCTGCGATCTTTGACCAAAAACTTCTCAGAAAGGCTGGGCAAAGGATCTTTTGGTTCAGTGTATAAGGGAATGTTACCTGATGGGACACTAGTTGCTGTGAAGAAGCTTGATGGTCTTTCACAGGGGGAGAAGCAATTCCGAGCTGCAGTTAGTACAATAGGCACCATTCAGCACGTGAATTTAATCCGATTGCTTGGCTTTTGCCCGGAACTGTCAATGAAGGCGCTAGTGTACGAGTATATGCCAAATGGGTCCTTGGATCCAAACATTTTTGGAGGCGCTGTGACAATTAGCTGGAATGtcaggttctttttttttctagaatatgcaggagagctgcgcatcattcCATTAAGAAGAGATAGATAGTACTTATACAACGCGGGCCTAaaccgggcacacgcacacggtaaAAGTGGTTCTATGGGCTGGCTACACGAGACGGGAGCTCCTAGATATTAAACCACGGGAATGTCAGGTTCCAAATTGCTCTCGGGGTTGCAAAGGGGTTATCTTATTTGCACGAGGGATGTAGGAGCTGCATCATACACTGTGATATTAAGCCAGAGAATGTGCTCCTCGACGCCTCTTTCAAGCCAAAAATAGCAGATTTTGGGCTTGCCAAGCTCGTTGGGATGGATTTCAGCAGGGTGTTGACGACCATGAGGGGTACTGTAGGCTATCTTGCTCCTGAGTGGATAAGCGGCACGGCTATCACCCCAAAGGCCGATGTTTTTAGCTACGGTATGCTACTTTTCGAGATCATGTCAGGGAAAAGGAATTCAGCTTGGCACCAGCAAAACATGAAGTTCTTCCCTGTGCTGGTAGCAACAAGACTACAAGAAGGTGGCGACATCAAGGCCTTGTTCGATTCTGAAATAATGCAAGATGCTAACTTACACGAGGTTGGGAGGGCATGCAAGGTCGCCTGTTGGTGGATCCAGGATGATGAGAACACAAGGCCAGCAATGCGAGAAATTGTTTAGATCCTGGAAGGATTACTAGACATCGACCTGCCGCCTGTTCCCTCCTACTTGCAAGTTCTTGCCGACCGCTCCAAGTTCTCTTCATATGAGGCATCATAGTTCTGTTGATGGAGGACAGCTTTTGGGAACATTTATTTATTGTACTTATTTTCTTCCTCAGATACAGATGGTGGAGATTTTAATTTTTCTCGGATAAGGATACAGGGGTTGTATGGAGTAAGTTCCACCGGAGAAGTTCGTGACTCTAGACAGACGATTCACTGGCATAATGCTACCTGCTGCTTCCCTGCCAGTCTGCTGTTGAGTCCTAACCAAACTGGAGTATGGCCGTATGGGTATGGCTCGCTGGCTAGCAACCCTCCGTGTACGGCTCGACGCGGCTGACAAGTCTGGCAGCCTCTACAAACGAGGAGGGGCGGGCATGGTCACATGAGTACATGAGGCAACTGTTTAGCATGGATGCGCCAATGGATTTCAGCAGGGTGTTGCGCTACGGCATGATGCTTGGTAGCTTCGGTGCTGAGGTTGACTCTTAAaagacaaaaaaagaaaagaaaaaggaatgtaGAAAAGCGCAAGTGAATAGTTGACATATACTTGCCATCTGTTCAAAGGTACCTTCATGTTCCAGGACATAGATCTGTCCACTCAAATGCACGTATGGGGGTCGAACTTGGAATACCTCTTCATCCCTGAAGAATGCTAAAATTTATTACGACACAAATCTAATGGCAAAACAACTCTTAAAAACAACTAAGAACGGAAAGGTAGAAAGGAATCACTCCATAAAGTGTGTCTGAGGTTAAATTAAGTTACACACACTACATGCTGCTGCTCAACAATTATAAGGCATCTACATGGTGTTGAGAGCTTGAGGAAAAGAGAAATCTGATCAATTCAGCGCAGCAAAAGACTTTGAATCTCTGCCGAGATTTGTTGGTTCACTCTCAGACTTCAACAATATTGAGCAAGTTCCGCACCACTGATACATCCATCCCAGTTGTCAGCATCAACTGGTATCATCAGTTAAACAAAAAGCAGTATCAGAAGTAGCCGACGCCCTTGACTTCACCCAACTTGGGACCATTTGCATCATTACCAAGAAACAAGAGGCGACCTGTTACACAAGCAAGTCATAATCTGGTAGACATAAACACCACAACAGTGCAAAAGCTCAACATAATCTATCCGCATGCTGTCTAACATTACTTTGCACGAAGAAACCAAAAACACATGAAACAAGAACCAAATAAACCAAGTTCTGAACGCTATGAAAATGCCTGCACAAGGGTTTATGGTtattaaataattaaagaaTTGGAGGATATTGTTTAACCCGGATATAGAACATATGGTTTTACCACATGAACATTAATTGTGTTACCACATGAAAGAATTAATGAAAATTCAGAAGGACTTAAATTCCTAATACATGTGTTTCTGTGGTGCTCTTCAGGACTGCCATCTAAACTACTACCAAACTGAAAGAGGGAAACATTTCCAAAAGACTTACACCTGGGTATTATTAGCAACAGATTAGTTGGTCTACAATCTTTATACTGGAACATTTGGGACACAGACTGAGGCATGCCCCACCATCGTAGCATTATAGTATTCACCATGTCTTGGTTGTTTAAACATTGGGAACATGAGGACATACCATCAAAAGCTCAACATTGCTATATTTTTGCTGGAAGCTAACTGAGCATCTAAGCAAATGCTTATACTGTGTTTGCAGCTAGCATTAACATGATGTAGACAAACTTATATGATGTAGACGAACAAAGCGGTGGACTGCACACAGCCTGTAATATCCTCAATTTTATTACATTCATTGGTTATATACATTCACTGGGGCTTCTAAACTGTGTCCCCTCTATTCAATAGGGAACTGGTACCTAAGCCGAGAGAGTAAGCTAAAACAGAGGAATGGGCAATAAATACGCTGAAAATGCACTCATGACCTGGTAATATAAGTTAACAATGTAAATCAATAGTGTAAGGGAGAAGCATACCATTTGCACGCACAGCTATTTCTCTTATGCGTCTAACCAGCCCAGTAATTGGATCACAGAACACTTTGGTCTCCAGATTTCCTTCCAAATAGAGAACAGTGCTGAAATGTTGCAATTGATGCATAGTTGCATGTATCAGTAATTCTCAACGGGCAGAAAATCAATCAAACAAATAATCGAAATCTCAAAAAGAACTGCATATTGTTTAAAGCAATAAAAAACTGAACAATGTTGCACTTCAGCAAACATACATGAAATCCACCCAAAACATAAAAGTGTCCACCAAATCATGTCAATGGAAACCTAACAAGTGAATAAAAAATGGCTACATACAATTATCTACAACGAAAACCCAACACTTATGGTACAGAATCAACTAATGTAAGTTACAGGTGGAAATGAATAACAAAGGACTTGTGTGTGCGTTAGTCTAGAAGGTAAATTCTAACTGCGCGCGGCTACAAGGAGGCGAGGCAGGGCTCACCCGGTCTTGACGTGGTTGAGCGCGAGGGTGCCGAGGCGCTCTGGGTAGACGCAGACGCGGTGCCACTGAACGGAGCATCGATCGGCGTATTGGTGCGGCTCCTCGCGGTCCAGCGGGCGGCGGTTGTTGCGGATGCCGCCGGTGCCGAGCGAGAAGAGCACGATGGTCCTCCCATTCCGCAGCCGCTTCTGCATCGGCTCCTGCCCAACCTTCCCCACCATTATCGCCTTCGCATCCACCGCcagagaggggaaaaaacaTCGCGTCATTTCGAGTGAAACCAAATCGGAAAGGGGGGGAGAGAATCAAGAGGCCAATCAGACCTTATAGATGCCGGGGTCGAGACCGTTCTCGAGGGGGCGGGTGGTGttgggcgggcgcgggcgattCTGCGCCTGCTGGCGATCCTGCTCCCCGGGGGCCTGGTCGTTCTCGAGCTCAGGGTCGGATTCCGCGTCGGACCCATTAAACGAGGGGGAAgagatcgaggaggaggaggagggcgtcgTGGTGGTGGAGAAAGGGCGGAGTGGGGACGAGAGGAagcggcgggagaggaggaggcgccgggcgaggagggaggcggaggaagccgcCATGGGGGAGAGGAGCAGAGTGGAACTGTGGAAGGGAGGAATCGCCGGCGCCGCTAAACCCTCTCTGCAAAGCCGCAAAGCCCTAGTTAAGTCACGGGTCAGGTGGGCCGGCCCACTAATGTGCGGGCTTGAGCGAAGCAGATTACTTCTTGGGCCAGCTTTGCTccaatttcatttcatttgcaGCCTTggcccttttatctcgacgccCGCCCGTCTGGCTGGGCGGGCAGCGATCGGGAACGACGGGACCGTCGTCCCCTGCTGCGAAACGACCAAACTGATGAGTGATCCATGTCTGATGTCCCTCCCCCCTGTATGTTTACTCCATGTGCCGCCTATACCTCTCTGCTCCATTGGAGAGGACAACTTGAACATAATGCATGGGCTTACTCCTCGCTGAACAGTGGCAAGAATTATGTAGGCGTACGTGCGGACAAAACGCAATGCATCCAGGCGACAGTATGATGGCCCTCGCATGGTCCAGGGATACCACATGAAGCTTCGTTCTCTGTTGGGCACATCTCAATTAGGCCACCAGGCCGCAGGCGGCACTCTCTtgagatggatggatcatggtCTGGATCGCGCGTCGCCAGAGGCCAGACGCCATGCATGGTCCATGGTCCTCCTCCTGAGGACCTCCTCCGATCCTGCTCCTAGGAGGAGGAAGATCAGATCGatcagcgagcgagcgagcgagggaGACCACAGGGAGAACGTGACGACGCCACGGCGCGGCCACATCGGGTGGGCCTGCGTGCGACCAGCGCAATCAGAGACGACGGAGCGAGGGCACGGCACAGCACGCCATGTGACGGGAGATACTTGGGCGACAAATCACCCGCACCTTTTTCTGTGTGTTTCCCTGCTGACGACGCCCCCCgcgcctcccctcgccggccggccggccggaccaCGCCACGCATGCGTGCACGGCCACGCCCCGATCGAGGCTCATGTCATGTGGCGGATCtcggtccccgccgccggccagccggccCGGCCTTCTGTCATCAGTCCATGCCTCTGGCTACCAACCACGGTTCTTCTTCTTcggaggtgtttggatagcaggtgctaaattttag encodes the following:
- the LOC117858428 gene encoding G-type lectin S-receptor-like serine/threonine-protein kinase At2g19130, whose translation is MATAEQLSLRVFLPCFLLVAICVRPPLSRAAARASDTVSRDQPLSGGHRLVSKGGKFAVGFFQPDDTAPDRWYLAIWYNKISKHTPVWIANRARPISNPDSSELTISQDGNMALLDRLQSTIWATDITSNTSVSNSTVGIILDTGNFVLVPSSNTTDFLWQSFNEPTNVWLPGAKFGRNKVTGHTTRIVSWDSSVDPSPGYYTLLIDPDGSNQFIHQWNDSEIYWATGNWTGSMFTGMPEMASYPKALLKYEFVDNDQESYFIYHINETILTAMFLMEVSGQVKGVAWLESAQDWVPFFAVPKAQCSVYFVCGSFAMCTENTFTFCSCLRGFNKQYEGNWLYGNPRGGCTRKAKLQCGANSSRNTEIDGFYTLSIANLPDKASTSSIVAASADACKQACLNNCSCVAYFYDDSCSLWYGDLINLVSPDGSTGHVIYVRLAASEFFSGSTKTGKPLAVWALTGGAILIAIIVIAGVLLVPMKKIYNKRNKIEGCLVVFSFRYLRTVTKNFSEILGRGSFGSVYKGILPDGTLVAVKKLDGLSQGEKPFRAEVSTIGTIQHVNLIRLLGFCTEQSMKMLVYEYMPNGSLDRNIFASTPVELSWNVRFQIALGVAKGLSYLHEGCRSCIIHCDIKPENVLLDASFKPKIADFGLAKLVGRDFSRVLTTMRGTVGYLAPEWISGTAITPKADVFSYGMLLFEIMSGKRNSAWHQQKMEFFPVLVATRLQEGGDIKALFDSEIMQDANLHEVGRACKVACWCIQDDENTRPAMGEIVQILEGLLDIDLPPVPSYLQVLADRSKFSSYEAS
- the LOC117858430 gene encoding G-type lectin S-receptor-like serine/threonine-protein kinase At2g19130, which translates into the protein MAPTRPRTLGMGKLLPCLLLAFCVHGPLSHASNTVSRDQPLSGGQRLVSQRGRFALGFFQPDDTAPERWYLAIWYNRISKHTPVWIANRARPISDPNSSKLTIAEDGNMVLLDRLKSPIWATNITRDISNSTIGIILDTGNFVLAPASNTTYFLWQSFDEPTNVWLPEAKLGWNKITGHGTRFVSWESSVDPSPGYYAFEIDPDGSNQFIHRWNSSEIY
- the LOC117858429 gene encoding single-stranded DNA-binding protein, mitochondrial, coding for MAASSASLLARRLLLSRRFLSSPLRPFSTTTTPSSSSSISSPSFNGSDAESDPELENDQAPGEQDRQQAQNRPRPPNTTRPLENGLDPGIYKAIMVGKVGQEPMQKRLRNGRTIVLFSLGTGGIRNNRRPLDREEPHQYADRCSVQWHRVCVYPERLGTLALNHVKTGTVLYLEGNLETKVFCDPITGLVRRIREIAVRANGRLLFLGNDANGPKLGEVKGVGYF